A stretch of the uncultured Desulfobacter sp. genome encodes the following:
- a CDS encoding 4Fe-4S dicluster domain-containing protein yields the protein MKTIKIEKKDWEQGLEKLKANYRLFGPMPDKDSLEFKELNAGDTPVMENGNTRLSVKSVIYPQSQTMFTYTLDESKEDHHIMKQVEINGKNPRAVIGVRPCDAASFKLVRRNFDSPEYKDPFWVEPYEETTLVGYACDEPASTCFCTSVGCGPYNEEGLDLLLVKEGDDFFARVLTPKGEDLATAAGWSADGDFDFESRKIAAEAKITAGISTDGLKEKKTNDLFEADFWEQIGFSCLNCGTCTYSCPTCWCFDIQDEVKGTEGKRIRNWDSCMYTLFTLEGSGHNPRPNKVPRVRQRFMHKLKYYVDKYDAGVQCVGCGRCIQLCPVNIDIREVCETMRNYTPAPQEA from the coding sequence ATGAAGACTATAAAAATCGAAAAAAAAGATTGGGAACAAGGGCTGGAAAAACTCAAAGCAAATTATCGTTTGTTCGGCCCGATGCCGGACAAAGACTCTCTTGAGTTCAAAGAGTTGAATGCCGGTGATACCCCTGTCATGGAGAATGGAAATACCAGGCTTTCCGTCAAGTCTGTGATTTACCCCCAAAGCCAAACCATGTTCACATACACCTTAGATGAATCCAAAGAAGATCATCACATAATGAAACAGGTGGAGATAAACGGCAAAAATCCAAGGGCCGTTATTGGGGTTCGCCCTTGTGATGCTGCGTCCTTCAAGCTGGTACGGCGTAATTTCGACTCTCCTGAATATAAAGATCCGTTCTGGGTTGAACCGTATGAAGAGACAACACTGGTGGGCTATGCCTGTGATGAGCCTGCAAGCACCTGTTTTTGTACGTCCGTTGGATGCGGCCCTTATAACGAAGAGGGTCTGGATCTATTGCTGGTAAAAGAAGGTGATGACTTCTTTGCCAGAGTCCTCACCCCCAAAGGCGAAGATCTGGCGACTGCGGCAGGTTGGTCAGCGGATGGTGATTTTGATTTTGAATCTCGCAAGATAGCTGCCGAAGCGAAAATCACTGCCGGCATCTCAACAGACGGGTTGAAAGAGAAGAAAACAAATGACCTGTTCGAAGCGGATTTCTGGGAGCAAATCGGGTTTTCCTGCTTAAATTGCGGAACCTGTACCTACAGCTGCCCGACTTGCTGGTGCTTTGACATTCAAGATGAAGTCAAGGGAACGGAAGGCAAGCGTATTCGTAACTGGGACAGCTGCATGTACACGCTCTTTACCCTTGAAGGTTCCGGCCACAATCCAAGACCCAATAAAGTTCCGCGGGTCAGACAGAGATTCATGCACAAACTCAAGTATTACGTTGATAAGTATGACGCCGGTGTACAGTGTGTCGGATGCGGCAGATGTATTCAACTGTGCCCGGTCAACATCGACATCCGGGAGGTCTGTGAAACCATGAGAAACTATACGCCTGCACCCCAGGAAGCGTAA
- a CDS encoding FAD/NAD(P)-binding protein, translated as MQNPYLPYPVRIDEIITETEDKNLKTFKFVFLNPEDEEKFSYQAGQFAELSITGKGEIPIGIASSPTEKGFVKFTVNKTGMVTEYLHNMKVGDVMGIRGPLGNSYPWETLEGKNVVIIGGGFAFTTLRSSIVYMLENRDKFGEINVIYGARSPGLLLYQDELKAWEAAGDIKMHITVDSTDDPDWKYNVGFVPNVAGEKAPPADENTYAIVCGPPIMIKFTQPVLDKLGYAHDHIINSLEKRMKCGIGICGRCNLGDKFICKDGPVFTLEELNALPNE; from the coding sequence GTGCAGAATCCATATTTGCCATATCCTGTCCGGATTGATGAAATCATCACGGAAACAGAGGATAAAAATTTAAAGACATTCAAGTTTGTCTTTTTAAATCCCGAGGATGAGGAAAAGTTCTCTTACCAGGCCGGTCAATTCGCAGAACTCTCAATCACCGGTAAAGGAGAGATCCCCATTGGGATTGCCTCATCGCCCACGGAAAAAGGCTTTGTAAAGTTCACGGTTAATAAAACCGGAATGGTAACCGAGTATTTACACAACATGAAGGTTGGTGATGTCATGGGTATCCGTGGCCCCTTGGGCAACAGTTATCCATGGGAGACCCTTGAAGGCAAAAACGTGGTGATCATCGGCGGCGGGTTTGCATTCACGACACTGAGATCATCCATCGTATACATGCTGGAAAACCGTGATAAGTTCGGTGAAATCAACGTCATTTACGGCGCAAGATCTCCAGGCCTGTTACTGTATCAGGATGAACTTAAAGCCTGGGAAGCTGCCGGCGACATTAAAATGCACATCACCGTGGATTCCACGGATGATCCCGACTGGAAGTATAATGTCGGATTTGTGCCCAATGTTGCGGGAGAAAAGGCGCCACCGGCCGATGAAAACACATATGCCATTGTCTGCGGCCCCCCGATTATGATTAAGTTCACCCAGCCGGTGCTTGATAAACTCGGTTATGCCCACGATCACATTATCAACTCCCTGGAAAAACGCATGAAATGCGGTATCGGTATCTGCGGTCGCTGCAATCTTGGAGACAAATTTATCTGTAAAGACGGACCGGTATTTACTCTGGAAGAGCTGAATGCGCTCCCCAATGAATAA
- a CDS encoding universal stress protein, with protein MTAKILIPFDESECAQNTVTFVAKHLNKGHEVTLFHVVPDTAAACGLNSPSLTPYFEKERDTFCHMEAQREKMILNTLETARDELIQAGFAKDMVHIKTQPQDKTIATDIIQEAKKENYNIVAMGRRAASGLREFFIGSNASRVMHALNNTPVIIID; from the coding sequence ATGACTGCCAAAATTTTGATTCCTTTTGACGAAAGTGAATGCGCCCAAAACACCGTTACGTTTGTTGCAAAACATTTAAACAAGGGACATGAGGTCACACTTTTTCATGTCGTGCCGGACACGGCTGCAGCTTGTGGACTCAACAGCCCAAGCCTTACGCCCTATTTTGAAAAAGAACGCGACACCTTCTGCCATATGGAGGCACAGCGCGAAAAGATGATTTTGAACACCCTCGAAACCGCAAGAGATGAGTTAATCCAAGCCGGATTTGCCAAAGATATGGTTCATATAAAAACGCAGCCCCAAGACAAAACTATTGCCACGGATATTATCCAGGAGGCCAAAAAAGAAAACTACAATATCGTTGCCATGGGGCGAAGAGCGGCTTCAGGCTTAAGAGAATTTTTTATCGGCAGCAACGCTTCGCGGGTGATGCATGCCCTGAACAACACGCCGGTGATTATCATTGACTGA
- a CDS encoding HD domain-containing phosphohydrolase has protein sequence MGHVNTSIDRLIKIIQQGGSVRTGIDIYNSKKTKTIEKTTIIKNENLLLKLRAEGIQTLPINRKLGGGTWDKLGTELKLTRGEQSDLVAKDVLSELPEIDKKIKEIEETKKEATVKFENAKKNIKKVISDIKDTGGEFDYGQVENTVTELLDFINTDESAFSLLTREIFSYDDYLYNHSINVCTIGTPVIKHFIDKYGKQFGMNYPEKIKEISIGYFMHDAGKVLVPEAILNKKGPLTDEEFEVVKTHSYKLGMQVFEKNHLNDPLIVDSVKWHHGPMFKDEGRCYPNDVAPEEIPPYVKVCKLADIYDALTSVRCYKNAFNPIEVVTDLFTKYSTKGKLVQKVLLSFISVVGIYPPGSVVFLSNGQMAYIIDSKGPILLVFSDDQGVPLKRRPDPIDLSDPNRVAAGLKIDHKRPMTTPVKVYNKLPKGLREMIFSK, from the coding sequence ATGGGACATGTAAATACATCCATTGACCGGTTAATTAAAATTATTCAGCAGGGCGGAAGTGTCAGGACCGGTATAGATATCTACAACTCAAAAAAAACGAAAACAATTGAGAAAACGACTATTATTAAAAATGAAAACCTTTTGCTGAAATTACGGGCAGAAGGGATTCAAACGCTTCCAATCAATCGTAAATTAGGAGGCGGTACCTGGGATAAGCTAGGCACAGAGTTGAAACTGACACGGGGGGAGCAAAGTGACCTTGTTGCAAAGGACGTTTTATCTGAACTGCCTGAAATCGATAAAAAAATAAAGGAAATTGAAGAAACCAAAAAAGAGGCCACCGTCAAATTTGAGAACGCCAAAAAAAACATAAAAAAAGTCATTTCTGATATCAAAGATACGGGTGGTGAATTTGATTATGGCCAGGTGGAAAATACCGTTACGGAATTGTTGGATTTTATAAACACCGATGAAAGTGCCTTTTCGTTGTTAACCCGTGAAATCTTTAGCTACGACGATTATCTGTACAACCATTCCATTAATGTGTGCACCATCGGAACCCCGGTAATCAAGCATTTTATCGATAAATACGGTAAACAGTTTGGTATGAACTATCCGGAAAAAATTAAAGAGATTTCCATTGGCTATTTTATGCACGATGCCGGCAAAGTTTTGGTTCCCGAAGCGATATTAAATAAAAAAGGCCCCTTAACAGATGAAGAGTTTGAAGTTGTAAAAACCCATTCATATAAATTGGGGATGCAGGTATTTGAAAAGAATCATCTTAATGATCCTCTGATCGTTGATTCGGTTAAATGGCACCATGGGCCGATGTTCAAGGATGAGGGGCGATGTTATCCCAATGATGTGGCGCCCGAAGAAATTCCGCCCTATGTGAAAGTTTGCAAGCTGGCGGATATCTATGATGCATTGACATCTGTAAGGTGTTATAAAAATGCATTTAATCCCATCGAAGTGGTCACGGATTTGTTTACTAAATATTCAACGAAGGGGAAACTGGTTCAAAAGGTCCTGCTTTCTTTTATAAGCGTGGTGGGAATATACCCTCCAGGAAGTGTGGTGTTTTTAAGTAATGGACAAATGGCTTATATTATTGATTCCAAAGGACCAATCCTACTTGTCTTCAGTGATGATCAGGGTGTGCCTTTGAAGCGCCGGCCAGACCCCATTGACCTTTCAGATCCCAATCGTGTTGCTGCAGGTTTAAAAATTGATCATAAGCGTCCCATGACCACACCGGTAAAGGTGTATAATAAGTTGCCCAAGGGCCTGAGAGAAATGATTTTTTCTAAATAG
- a CDS encoding Fe-Mn family superoxide dismutase → MDRRKFLKLSAGAGALALLQMTGVSCKGPGGGMVIQQSLPFKADALEPYISEKTVLIHYGKHHAGYVKKLNGLIKGTAYADLSIEEIIQKTYGNAEEKGIFNNAAQVFNHTFYWNSIKPGGGGEPAGIIAEKIKADFGSFYAFKKAFASAALSQFGSGWAWLVQDGDTLKIIKTSNADTPIAQGLIPLLTIDVWEHAYYLDYQNRRADYVDTYLEHLANWAFAKANLAG, encoded by the coding sequence ATGGACAGAAGGAAATTTTTAAAACTTTCAGCCGGTGCGGGTGCCCTTGCACTGTTGCAGATGACCGGTGTAAGCTGTAAAGGCCCTGGGGGGGGCATGGTAATCCAGCAGTCTCTACCATTCAAAGCCGATGCCCTTGAACCGTATATTTCTGAAAAAACCGTTCTTATTCACTATGGGAAGCACCATGCCGGCTATGTAAAAAAATTGAATGGGCTGATTAAGGGAACGGCCTACGCCGATCTGTCCATCGAGGAAATCATTCAAAAAACCTACGGCAATGCCGAGGAAAAAGGTATTTTTAATAATGCCGCCCAGGTCTTTAACCACACCTTTTACTGGAACAGCATAAAACCTGGAGGAGGCGGTGAGCCTGCCGGTATCATTGCCGAAAAAATTAAAGCGGATTTTGGCAGTTTCTATGCATTTAAAAAAGCCTTTGCATCTGCAGCGCTCTCCCAGTTCGGCAGCGGATGGGCATGGCTGGTCCAAGACGGCGATACTCTGAAAATCATCAAAACCTCAAACGCCGATACACCGATTGCCCAAGGGCTGATTCCGCTTCTCACTATTGATGTCTGGGAACATGCATATTATCTGGATTATCAGAATCGCAGAGCGGACTATGTCGACACATATTTGGAACATCTGGCTAACTGGGCGTTTGCAAAAGCCAATCTGGCCGGGTAA
- a CDS encoding sodium:proton antiporter encodes MNEYTLIQISGILVAATACQWLAWRVKIPGIVFLLITGILAGPVLGLLNPEKMMGDLFFPFVSMSVALILFEGSLTLNFSEIRGLHMVVRNMVSFGMLVTWIITALAARMGLGLSWHISVLLGAITSVSGPTVIVPMLRTVRPNQNIANILRWEGIIVDPIGAAMAVLAYEFIISGSAQQAMGHTILVFIRLIATGTAVGIVCGYGFGMAIRKHWIPEFMHNLFAISLVLGAFVFSNHLQHEAGLVAVTVMGIWLANMKDVPIGDILDFKEHISILLISVLFIMLAARLCIDELVALGWGMSFLFVAIQFLARPMNIMVSSIGSSLTWPERHMLAWIAPRGIVAAAISALFATQLEKAGFPDAGVLVPLTFFIIISTVIVQSVTARPIARWLKVAEPTPNGFIIFGANQLARAIGKALMDLGFQIQLADTGWDQVMKAKNEGLPTYFGNPVSEHADRHIQLVGIRGVLALFPHEAANVAVAIHYRLEFGADKIYILQSRPEDNRSTADRMSIENHGKILFGEAASYPAMATDLSRGGHIITTKLTEKFTMKQFTDKHGEKALPLFAVDKSNRLHVYAHDSQINPKSGWSLIYMLKNGEGSHSETGEDKHPIDPARLKKGYSV; translated from the coding sequence ATGAATGAATACACGCTCATACAGATTTCCGGAATCCTGGTCGCAGCCACCGCCTGTCAGTGGCTGGCCTGGCGGGTAAAAATTCCGGGAATCGTTTTTCTTCTGATTACCGGAATTTTGGCCGGTCCCGTATTGGGGCTTTTAAATCCCGAAAAAATGATGGGGGATCTTTTTTTCCCTTTTGTTTCCATGTCCGTGGCCCTGATTCTGTTTGAGGGCAGCCTGACTTTGAATTTTTCGGAAATCCGGGGGCTGCACATGGTGGTCAGAAACATGGTCTCTTTCGGCATGCTGGTCACCTGGATCATCACGGCCCTGGCCGCCCGGATGGGATTAGGGTTATCCTGGCATATCAGCGTACTTTTAGGGGCCATCACATCCGTAAGCGGCCCAACCGTAATCGTGCCCATGCTGCGCACGGTCCGGCCCAACCAGAACATCGCTAATATCCTTAGATGGGAAGGTATCATTGTCGATCCCATCGGTGCGGCCATGGCAGTTTTAGCCTATGAATTCATTATCTCGGGTTCGGCCCAGCAGGCCATGGGGCATACTATCCTGGTGTTTATCCGGCTGATTGCCACGGGTACAGCTGTCGGCATAGTGTGCGGATATGGCTTTGGCATGGCCATACGCAAACACTGGATCCCCGAATTCATGCACAACCTGTTTGCCATCTCACTGGTGCTTGGCGCGTTTGTGTTTTCCAATCATCTGCAGCATGAGGCGGGCCTGGTAGCGGTCACCGTTATGGGCATCTGGCTGGCCAATATGAAGGATGTGCCCATCGGGGATATTCTTGATTTCAAGGAACACATCAGTATTCTGCTGATTTCCGTCCTTTTTATCATGCTGGCTGCCCGGCTGTGTATCGATGAACTGGTCGCATTAGGCTGGGGAATGAGTTTTTTATTCGTCGCCATTCAGTTTTTAGCCCGTCCCATGAACATAATGGTGTCCAGTATCGGCTCCAGCCTTACCTGGCCCGAGCGACACATGCTGGCCTGGATTGCCCCGCGCGGGATTGTGGCGGCAGCTATTTCCGCATTATTTGCCACCCAATTAGAAAAGGCGGGGTTCCCGGATGCAGGGGTACTGGTCCCCCTGACCTTTTTTATTATTATTTCCACGGTCATCGTGCAAAGCGTTACGGCACGCCCCATTGCCCGGTGGCTTAAGGTGGCCGAGCCCACCCCCAACGGTTTTATCATCTTCGGAGCCAATCAACTGGCGCGTGCCATCGGTAAAGCCTTAATGGATCTGGGATTTCAAATTCAGCTGGCTGACACCGGATGGGACCAGGTGATGAAGGCCAAAAACGAAGGTCTGCCCACATATTTCGGCAATCCCGTGTCGGAGCATGCGGACCGTCATATTCAGCTTGTGGGCATCCGGGGGGTACTCGCCCTGTTTCCCCATGAAGCGGCCAACGTAGCCGTCGCCATTCATTATCGTCTGGAGTTCGGGGCGGATAAAATTTATATTCTGCAGTCCCGGCCCGAAGACAACCGGTCCACAGCGGATCGGATGTCCATCGAAAATCATGGAAAAATCCTGTTTGGAGAAGCAGCTTCATATCCTGCGATGGCCACAGATTTGTCCCGGGGTGGGCATATTATCACAACAAAGCTGACGGAAAAATTTACCATGAAGCAATTCACAGACAAACACGGTGAAAAAGCATTGCCGTTGTTTGCCGTGGACAAGAGCAACCGGCTTCATGTGTATGCCCACGACAGCCAAATCAATCCTAAGTCCGGCTGGTCGCTGATATATATGCTGAAAAATGGAGAAGGCAGTCACTCAGAGACTGGAGAAGATAAACACCCCATTGATCCCGCCCGCTTGAAAAAGGGATACAGTGTCTGA
- a CDS encoding type II toxin-antitoxin system RelE/ParE family toxin, which translates to MKPKWRVLFCDGMELACPITDFINSCPEKHQVKLLRLLGLLEEHGPTLPRPYADLLHDGVHELRFTLSQDRIRVLYFFCYQKFIVLYDVFFKNTRKVPEKYIDQVIAYRDDFLSRISKKKLEKISRDVS; encoded by the coding sequence ATGAAACCAAAGTGGAGAGTACTTTTTTGTGATGGTATGGAACTCGCCTGTCCGATTACGGACTTTATCAATTCCTGTCCTGAGAAGCATCAGGTAAAGTTGTTAAGACTGCTTGGACTGCTGGAAGAGCATGGCCCGACTCTGCCAAGGCCTTACGCGGATCTGCTGCATGACGGGGTTCATGAACTTCGTTTTACCTTATCCCAGGATCGAATCCGGGTACTCTATTTTTTTTGCTATCAAAAATTCATCGTATTGTATGATGTGTTTTTCAAAAATACACGTAAAGTGCCTGAAAAATATATTGATCAGGTCATCGCATATCGAGATGACTTTTTGTCCCGGATATCTAAAAAAAAATTGGAGAAAATCAGCCGTGATGTTTCTTAA
- a CDS encoding DUF3450 domain-containing protein: MMNQGKIALQVFFALMMSWSCDALAGNVKKEIEAPVHEAVKIEQKAQGREAKWRAEKEKKTLEFEALEKELAMVEQERNTEAARKTALIANITQTTKQLEDIAEIERQMSPFLNQLLDILKTLNKQDLPFLTAEREKRIQNLELLNTNPEVPVSEKFRKLMEALLVETEYGTTIEVYQQTIPLSGEETLVNIFRLGRLRLFYQTLDKQQCGFFNPAQKEWQPLKDSYLKTIQAAIDMGSKRKPVEMLTLPLGRIVVQ, from the coding sequence ATGATGAACCAAGGCAAAATTGCCCTACAGGTCTTCTTTGCACTGATGATGTCATGGTCCTGTGATGCCCTGGCAGGAAATGTAAAAAAAGAGATCGAGGCCCCTGTTCATGAAGCGGTGAAAATTGAACAAAAAGCCCAAGGCAGGGAAGCTAAATGGCGCGCTGAAAAAGAAAAAAAGACATTGGAGTTTGAAGCCCTGGAAAAAGAACTGGCCATGGTTGAACAGGAACGAAACACGGAAGCGGCCCGAAAAACGGCCCTGATTGCAAACATCACCCAAACCACAAAGCAGCTTGAGGATATTGCCGAAATCGAAAGGCAGATGTCTCCATTTCTTAACCAATTATTAGACATACTAAAAACGTTAAACAAACAAGATCTGCCTTTCTTAACGGCAGAACGTGAAAAAAGAATTCAGAATCTTGAACTGTTAAACACCAACCCAGAAGTTCCGGTCAGTGAAAAATTCAGAAAATTAATGGAAGCCCTATTGGTGGAAACCGAATACGGCACTACCATTGAAGTTTATCAGCAGACCATCCCCCTTTCCGGGGAAGAGACCCTGGTCAACATCTTCAGACTGGGCCGGCTGCGGCTTTTTTATCAGACCCTGGACAAACAGCAATGCGGGTTCTTCAACCCGGCCCAAAAGGAATGGCAACCCTTAAAGGATAGCTATCTAAAAACCATTCAGGCCGCCATAGACATGGGTTCCAAGCGCAAACCCGTTGAGATGTTAACCCTGCCCTTAGGAAGGATCGTGGTCCAATGA
- a CDS encoding MotA/TolQ/ExbB proton channel family protein — MKRTPQYILFTVVPAVMLLFSQWAWAKDMREIRIEAQKIEQAMKQKAAAELSAAQKAAGESRRQILSDRSKLDRAIADLKRQITAVDVKLKALKSENEGLTAKDNALTAKLDEAQGTIQELSGVIRMNAKDIRSLLDDSFLTGVYQPDTRFLSTMADQSVIPAMDQIKAMSNLLFDQIDQGGSVCLETGTIVNREGKAQKGPILIIGAFTAAYQTDSESGFLNYAHGEKKLYALSKLPPSAMQKQLTRYMAGKSDAVPMDISRGGALNQLIHDLSLADQVPKGGPIVWPILAILALGALITLERLFFILKRRISLETVCSKIETQAEDQNWNACAATCDQYRKNPVIRVIRSGVDSRNLPREDMENAVQEAILKEIPPMERFLSTMGMLAAIAPLLGLLGTVTGMIDTFHVITMHGTGDPRMMSGGISEALVTTMLGLSVAIPIMLSHTLLSRSVENSVGMMEEKAMALINIVQKFKVA; from the coding sequence ATGAAACGCACCCCCCAATATATACTATTCACTGTGGTTCCGGCTGTCATGCTGCTTTTCAGCCAGTGGGCATGGGCAAAGGATATGCGCGAGATTCGCATCGAAGCCCAAAAAATTGAACAAGCGATGAAACAAAAAGCGGCGGCGGAACTGTCTGCCGCCCAAAAGGCCGCCGGCGAAAGCCGCCGGCAGATTCTGTCGGACAGATCGAAACTGGACCGGGCCATTGCGGATTTAAAGCGGCAGATTACGGCCGTTGATGTAAAACTCAAAGCCCTTAAATCTGAAAATGAAGGTCTGACGGCAAAAGACAACGCATTGACGGCAAAACTGGATGAAGCCCAGGGAACGATTCAGGAATTGTCCGGTGTCATCCGCATGAACGCCAAAGACATCCGTTCTCTTCTGGATGACAGCTTTCTAACCGGGGTGTACCAACCCGATACCCGTTTTTTATCCACCATGGCAGATCAGTCCGTCATTCCAGCAATGGATCAAATCAAAGCCATGTCAAATCTGCTTTTTGATCAGATTGACCAGGGTGGATCCGTCTGCCTGGAAACCGGTACAATCGTCAATCGCGAAGGAAAGGCCCAAAAGGGCCCGATCCTGATCATCGGGGCCTTTACAGCAGCATACCAAACGGACAGTGAATCCGGATTTCTTAACTACGCCCATGGAGAGAAAAAACTGTATGCCCTGTCCAAACTGCCGCCCTCGGCCATGCAGAAACAACTTACCCGTTACATGGCAGGTAAAAGTGATGCCGTGCCCATGGATATTTCCCGGGGCGGTGCATTAAACCAGCTGATTCACGACTTGAGTCTGGCGGACCAGGTTCCCAAGGGCGGGCCTATTGTCTGGCCTATTCTGGCTATTTTGGCATTGGGTGCATTGATCACCCTGGAACGGCTCTTTTTCATATTGAAGAGAAGAATCAGCCTTGAAACCGTGTGCAGCAAAATCGAAACCCAGGCCGAAGACCAAAACTGGAATGCGTGTGCCGCAACCTGCGACCAGTACCGTAAAAATCCGGTTATCCGGGTCATCCGCTCGGGGGTTGACAGCCGAAATCTTCCCAGGGAAGACATGGAAAATGCGGTCCAGGAAGCCATTCTCAAAGAGATTCCGCCCATGGAACGATTTTTATCCACCATGGGTATGCTGGCCGCCATTGCCCCCCTGTTGGGGCTGTTGGGCACCGTGACCGGCATGATCGACACCTTTCATGTCATCACCATGCACGGTACCGGTGATCCGCGCATGATGTCCGGTGGCATTTCCGAGGCCCTGGTCACCACCATGCTGGGCCTGTCCGTGGCCATTCCCATTATGCTCTCCCATACCCTTTTAAGCCGGTCCGTGGAAAACAGTGTGGGAATGATGGAAGAAAAGGCCATGGCACTGATCAATATCGTCCAGAAGTTCAAGGTGGCCTGA
- a CDS encoding MotA/TolQ/ExbB proton channel family protein — translation MPAILYENLELMRDLIRAGGVVMVPLVILSLVMWLLILERAFFFRRLYKKNMNSSTALSLVRKNTLPDPKMYRGAVSLLVTEFIGNRSGSAQLDRHLLDAAVTRINRRMTRSLAVIGVLAAMAPLMGLLGTVTGMITTFDVLAIFGTGNAKAMAGGISESLITTQTGLIVAIPGLYMKGFLDRRAEHLSQRIQRMGLYLKRHL, via the coding sequence ATGCCGGCAATTCTTTATGAAAACCTTGAACTGATGAGGGACCTGATCCGGGCCGGCGGGGTGGTCATGGTACCCCTGGTTATCTTAAGCCTTGTGATGTGGCTGCTGATCCTTGAACGGGCCTTTTTTTTCAGACGGCTCTACAAAAAAAACATGAACAGCAGCACGGCGCTGTCCCTGGTCCGGAAAAACACCCTGCCCGACCCGAAAATGTACCGCGGGGCCGTCAGTCTTTTGGTCACGGAGTTCATTGGAAACCGCTCGGGTTCCGCCCAGCTGGACCGCCACCTTCTGGATGCCGCAGTGACCCGGATCAACCGGCGCATGACCCGGTCCCTGGCAGTAATCGGGGTTCTGGCGGCCATGGCCCCGCTCATGGGGCTGCTGGGCACCGTCACCGGCATGATCACCACCTTTGACGTTCTGGCCATATTCGGCACAGGCAATGCCAAAGCCATGGCCGGCGGTATCTCAGAATCCCTGATCACCACCCAGACGGGTCTGATTGTGGCCATTCCGGGACTTTACATGAAAGGATTTCTGGACCGGCGTGCCGAACATTTAAGCCAGCGGATCCAGCGGATGGGCTTATACCTGAAAAGGCATCTATAG
- a CDS encoding biopolymer transporter ExbD, with translation MLNVSASRKHKKNAAELNIAPLIDMVFILLIFFLVTTSFVKETGIDVSRPTASTATTQTKATILIAVDSQNRVFMDHREIDIRAVRANTERALAENPDGAVVVVADRQSDTGVAIQVMDGCRLAGASNVSLAAALPEGQ, from the coding sequence ATGCTAAACGTGTCAGCAAGCAGAAAACATAAAAAAAATGCGGCGGAGCTGAACATTGCCCCGCTTATTGATATGGTATTTATCCTGTTGATTTTTTTCCTTGTCACCACAAGTTTTGTCAAGGAGACCGGTATTGATGTTTCCCGGCCCACCGCATCAACAGCAACCACCCAAACCAAAGCCACCATCCTCATTGCCGTGGACAGCCAGAACCGGGTCTTCATGGATCACCGGGAGATCGACATCCGGGCGGTCAGGGCCAATACCGAACGGGCCCTGGCTGAAAACCCCGACGGGGCCGTGGTGGTGGTGGCAGACCGCCAATCGGACACAGGCGTAGCCATCCAGGTCATGGATGGCTGCCGTCTGGCCGGGGCATCGAATGTCTCTTTGGCCGCAGCACTTCCGGAGGGGCAATGA
- a CDS encoding TonB family protein, translating to MKTMEKPLGLAGGWQPWAVALAGTLALNLLLFSVIPNLMKPQEAVSLSGPMIQQIQLTRLRRSTIEPEEKKKTPPPKAQPQKQVAKPRMNRQIVRSLSLPFEVNPRLPQGPATISVPEVMSTSLDNLSLNTLFDTGDLDQPLTVISRIPPVYPFRAKAKAIEGWVSVEFTVNEQGRVEDIKILDAEPKKIFDESVMQCVAAWRFKPGRVNREIVKTRARTRVRFKLN from the coding sequence ATGAAAACCATGGAAAAGCCCCTTGGCCTGGCCGGCGGATGGCAACCCTGGGCCGTGGCACTGGCCGGCACCCTCGCACTGAATTTGCTCCTTTTTTCCGTTATTCCCAATCTAATGAAACCCCAGGAGGCTGTCTCACTGTCGGGCCCCATGATTCAGCAAATCCAGCTCACCCGGCTGCGTCGCTCAACCATTGAACCAGAAGAGAAAAAAAAGACACCCCCGCCCAAGGCCCAACCTCAAAAACAGGTCGCCAAACCCAGGATGAACCGGCAAATCGTCCGGTCTCTTTCCCTGCCTTTTGAAGTCAATCCCCGACTGCCCCAGGGACCAGCCACCATCTCCGTGCCCGAAGTGATGTCAACGTCCCTGGATAACTTGTCCCTGAACACACTTTTTGACACCGGAGATCTGGATCAGCCCCTGACGGTGATTTCCAGAATTCCGCCGGTGTACCCCTTCCGGGCCAAGGCCAAAGCCATTGAGGGCTGGGTCTCTGTGGAATTTACGGTGAATGAACAGGGCCGTGTGGAGGATATCAAAATCCTGGATGCGGAACCCAAGAAAATATTTGACGAGAGCGTGATGCAGTGTGTTGCCGCCTGGCGGTTCAAACCGGGCCGGGTCAACCGGGAAATTGTAAAGACCCGGGCCAGAACACGCGTCCGTTTTAAATTAAACTGA